In a single window of the Drosophila albomicans strain 15112-1751.03 chromosome 3, ASM965048v2, whole genome shotgun sequence genome:
- the LOC117568106 gene encoding uncharacterized protein LOC117568106 isoform X1 translates to MGERVEANNNGVAARSIREVQQSFGESLGFGNEIIWDLLSDEQSQILETKIRTLIPDPTVPSNLVGDEREKAEERVAKQCGVFARLRQTLFNAVWEQRKYTNRQSLTSIFYVLVATDETDHNNALNCTKWSCHPVFRARRCLSDSNGRSNNSDDCCLIYVDENGRVYQNWESYVTSNQLPEGIMVTPPRGVYNLTLRGDVILQSMSTPASSTGSKVLGALDITSAVGGLGAAAVPIAGLAFTVAAPVMLVAGAVGLAAAGYSTARAGAQLVDRSQHEQSINVTDRTARGHWLSVVAGAVGLGAAGATSAVTVATNAGREVGAIAQLTVNSMNISSIMISATGLTSGVIDLILKHQDGDDISTMDVLQLSASLFLFTHSVYNFKLASTIINDTANNRIGSYRETLSNRQRRMFDKVVKETIRTKGVSRANMDIIRNVNEMPSRQQFNDLYKINRDLNRNDIRPSFAANGQGVELNGQVVTNTAELRASVQHNIGPDILGRVTNPIPESFQGSAVGGNNAGLRGNNAGRVFTGSAGMMQSSAIDAPENTRNYADGVRILRLSSLVINGVAIALSQFGDDIFTRIINAESFENALLMLADNLNDNVMQFVLNLTETFMHIFWDELNDLLKFYISAESVLYRIGTHILDNYRYLTIDQLKLYTGEIIQAVDDYFTSLNPNNFPGLLTKCKVCNHFYNICDL, encoded by the exons ATGGGCGAGCGTGTTGAAGCAAATAATAATGGAGTTGCAGCGCGTAGCATTCGTGAAGTGCAACAATCCTTTGGCGAATCCCTTGGATTTGGTAATGAGATCATTTGGGATCT tttatCAGATGAACAATCGCAGATATTGGAAACCAAAATCCGCACCCTTATACCTGATCCAACAGTGCCAAGCAATTTAGTAGGTGACGAAAGGGAAAAAGCCGAAGAAAGAGTTGCCAAACAATGTGGAGTCTTCGCCAGATTACGTCAAACTTTATTCAACGCGGTTTGGGAACAAC GTAAATACACAAATCGCCAGTCGTTAACGTCGATCTTTTATGTGCTGGTTGCCACCGATGAGACGGATCACAATAATGCTCTGAATTGCACAAAGTGGTCTTGCCATCCCGTTTTTCGTGCCCGTCGCTGTCTTT CCGATAGCAATGgacgcagcaacaacagcgacgatTGCTGCCTGATTTATGTGGACGAAAATGGGCGTGTCTATCAGAATTGGGAGTCCTATGTGACCAGCAATCAGCTGCCCGAAGGCATTATGGTTACACCTCCTCGAGGCGTCTACAATCTTACATTGCGAGGCGATGTCATCTTGCAATCCATGTCAACGCCGGCGTCTTCAACGGGAAGCAAGGTACTTGGTGCACTCGACATTACCTCGGCTGTAGGTGGCTtgggagcagcagctgtgccCATAGCTGGACTAGCGTTCACAGTCGCTGCACCCGTTATGTTGGTAGCTGGCGCTGTTGGTTTAGCAGCTGCTGGCTATTCGACAGCACGAGCTGGCGCTCAGCTTGTGGATCGCAGTCAGCACGAGCAGTCAATCAATGTGACAGATCGCACGGCACGCGGTCATTGGCTGAGTGTGGTGGCAGGTGCTGTTGGCCTTGGGGCTGCAGGTGCCACAAGTGCGGTGACAGTGGCCACAAATGCTGGCCGAGAAGTGGGCGCC ATTGCTCAATTGACGGTCAACAGCATGAACATCTCATCCATTATGATATCAGCCACGGGCTTGACGAGTGGCGTCATAGATTTAATACTT AAACATCAGGATGGCGACGATATATCCACCATGGATGTGCTACAGTTGTCAGCCTCGCTCTTCCTGTTCACGCACAGTGTCTACAATTTTAAACTGGCTTCGACCATCATCAATGATACGGCCAACAATCGCATTGGCTCGTATCGTGAAACGCTAAGCAATCGACAGAG GCGTATGTTCGACAAGGTGGTCAAGGAGACGATCCGAACTAAAGGCGTTTCTAGGGCCAACATGGACATTATACGGAATGTGAACGAGATGCCATCGCGACAGCAGTTCAACGATCTGTACAAGATCAACAGGGATTTAAATCGCAATGACATACGCCCCTCATTCGCAGCAAATGGGCAAGGTGTTGAGCTGAATGGTCAAGTGGTCACAAATACGGCGGAATTGCGTGCCAGCGTACAGCACAATATCGGACCCGATATCCTTGGCCGGGTGACGAATCCCATACCAGAGTCATTTCAAGGTTCCGCAGTCGGAGGCAATAACGCTGGCCTTCGTGGCAATAACGCTGGTCGAGTTTTTACTGGATCCGCCGGAATGATGCAGTCAAGCGCGATTGATGCGCCGGAGAACACAAGAAATTATGCTGACGGCGTACGCATTTTGAGACTCAGCAGTCTGGTGATTAATGGTGTTGCAATTGCACTCTCTCAGTTCGGAGATGATATTTTCACACGGATCATCAATGCCGAGAGTTTTGAGAACGCTTTGCTAAtgttggccgacaatctgaaTGATAATGTGATGCAATTTGTGCTTAATTTGACGGAgacatttatgcatattttttgggATGAACTCAACGATTTGCTAAAGTTTTACATATCGGCAGAGTCGGTGCTATATAGGATTGGTACTCACATATTGGATAACTATCGTTATTTAACAATAGATCAGTTAAAGCTTTATACTGGAGAAATTATTCAGGCTGTTGATGATTATTTCACTTCACTAAATCCCAACAATTTTCCAGGATTGCTAACCAAGTGCAAGGTGTGCAATCATTTCTATAACATTTGCGACTTGTAA
- the LOC117568109 gene encoding ninjurin-A-like, translating to MNNLKHITLQMDKMDADKLKNQGIHNEAIDDIDGRVRRIPRAVPETDDDENDDRPYTDGNNVGVDDGLLADDEKRGGSRGGSVVPFAKSPLPNGGPSRSFPYPGYNGNGFVNINGVQTPIPDVNTYQHKKTLAKGMMDLALLSANANQLRYVLETKQQHPYFYPSLLFISLSIIFQIAVGVGLIWISRYNIKNEKEICRANRINNYTVIGIFIVTVVNVLISAFTTA from the exons atgaacAATCTAAAACATATTACACTTCAAATGGATAAGATGGATgctgataaattaaaaaatcaa ggtattcacAACGAGGCTATTGACGACATCGATGGACGTGTGCGTCGTATACCACGAGCAG TTCCTGAAACTGATGACGATGAAAATGACGATCGTCCTTATACAGATGGCAATAATGTTGGTGTTGACGATGGTCTTCTAGCCGATGATGAGAAGCGAGGCGGCAGTCGGGGTGGAAGTGTTGTTCCTTTTGCAAAATCTCCCCTGCCAAATGGAGGACCAAGTCGAAGCTTTCCATATCCCGGCTATAATGGTAACGGGTTCGTGAACATCAATGGCGTGCAGACGCCAATACCAGATGTTAATACGTATCAGCATAAGAAGACACTGGCAAAGGGTATGATGGACTTGGCGCTGCTCTCGGCAAATGCGAATCAACTGCGTTATGTGCTGgagacaaaacaacaacatccatATTTTTATCCCAGTTTATTGTTCATTTCGTTGAGCATCATATTCCAG ATTGCCGTAGGCGTCGGACTTATATGGATTAGCAGATACAATATCAAGAACGAGAAGGAAATCTGTCGTGCGAACCGAATTAATAATTACACAGTCATTGGCATTTTCATTGTAACCGTTGTCAATGTGTTAATCTCGGCGTTTACAACAGCGTGA